The Candidatus Methylomirabilis sp. DNA segment GCAGGAGCGGGCCCGCGCCGAGCAGCTCGCCGCCCTCGGCCTCATCGCCGCCGGCCTCGCCCACGAGGTCCGCAACCCCCTGGCCGGCCTGCGCTCGACCGCCCAGGCCATGGCCCGGAAGCTCCCCCCCAAGGATCCCCAGCGCGACTACCTCGACCGGATGCTGGCCGAGATGGACCGGATTGACGGGCTCGTGCGGAGCTTCCTCCAGTACGCCCGCCCCCCGCGCCCGACCCTCAGGCCGGTCTCCCTCCCCGACGTCATCACCAGCGTCACCTCCCTCCTCCGGGAGCGGCTCGCCGCCAGCAAGGTCCGGCTCAGCACCGAGTTCCCCAAGCCGACCCCCCGGGTTCTGGGAGACCCCCAGCAACTCCAGCAGGTCTTCCTGAACCTGCTCCTGAACAGCCTCCAGGCCATGCGCAACGGCGGGGAGATCCGCGTCCAGGCCCGCTGGCTGGAAGAGGTCCCCGCG contains these protein-coding regions:
- a CDS encoding ATP-binding protein; this translates as QERARAEQLAALGLIAAGLAHEVRNPLAGLRSTAQAMARKLPPKDPQRDYLDRMLAEMDRIDGLVRSFLQYARPPRPTLRPVSLPDVITSVTSLLRERLAASKVRLSTEFPKPTPRVLGDPQQLQQVFLNLLLNSLQAMRNGGEIRVQARWLEEVPAWEIRVRDDGRGIPPEHLAKAFTPFFSTRAQGSGLGLAIVQQIVREHGGQVAIESGPGKGTTVIVRLPAASAPGGAASTH